GCTGCCGAGCGGCCTCCATTTGCCGTTGGTAGAACAGCGCATTTTCAATCGCCGGGGCAGACTGGAGGGCGATCGCTGTCAGCAGTTTCAAATCCGCTGCGGTATAGGTAAACAACTCCGAGTGATGGATGCTAATCACCCCAATGACCCGATCCAGGGCCTTCATGGGCGCACAGAGGAGCGATCGAATACCGGGGACAACCTCCCCATAGCGAACATCAGCGGCCACATCGTTGACAATTTCGGAGATGCCCGTCTTGGCCACATAGCCAGCAATCCCTTCGCCTAGGGAGGTTTTGGGTTCCGTTACGGCCGGATCCCCCACCATGAGCTGCAGATCCAAGACCTGGGTTTCAGGATTCAGCAGCATCAACACAGCACTGGTGCCATAAATCAACCGCTGCGCTTCCTCTAGGGCAACGGTGGCAACGGTGGACACTTCTCGACAATGGGTTAACTTTGCCGCAATGTTGTAGAGCAGATTAATTTCTCGATATCGATCCAACACCTCATTGGCCAGGGTTTTCTTTTCCACAGCGCGCAGGGCCAGGTCGGAGAGCAGGGACGCTAGGGGCGCAGCTTCTGCACCACCCTGCACCCAACCCAACGTTTCCTCACCAACAGCGATCGCATAACGGTCAGCCTCTGTCTCAAAGGTTTCACCCACCAACAGATTGCCCTGGACATCATAAACCGCTAGGGGGAGATGGCTGATCTGCAGAATGCGCTGGGCTAAGGGCAAAAGCTCCTTGCGTAGGATAGATCGGAGCCGAATTTCTGCCATGGGCTTACAAACCTAAAATTTGCTGGGATTTTTGTAAAATTTCATCTGGATCAAAGGGTTTCGTCATATAGATATCTGCCCCCATATTCTCACCCTTCTGCTTATCAATTTCCTGCCCCTTGGCCGTCAGCATGATGATGTAGATGTTACGAAGATTGCTATCTTGCTTAACAGCAGCACAAACCTCATAACCATTCATCTTCGGCATCATCACGTCTAAAAAGACGAGCTGAGGGCATTCACGGCGAATGAGGTCTAGGGCCTGCTGGCCATCGCCTGCCGTCAACAGTTCTACCCCCTCATCCTCCAGGTCTTCTAGGGTTTGTTCCATCAAAGCCCGAATATGGGGCTCGTCGTCCACAATGAGAATTTTTTGGGTCATGACATCAAGATTCCTAGAGCTAGGATGAAGGATGGGATACACCCTCCGATGGTTGATCAGCTAGCAAGAAAAAGCATAGGTTTTCAGCTCCTTTTTCCCACTGAAAGCGCTTGAGGATATCGTGCTGCTCGGCATCGGTGATGCTGGCGATCAGCATATCAGGCTGGGCCAAGGCCACCTGATTGAGAAACTCTTGGCGGTTGTAAACCTGAACGTTATATCCACCGGTGCGCAAAGCGCTCACCAGCGCACTCGTGGTGGATACATCATCATCCACCACCAAGACGGTTTTCTGGGATGCACCATAGGAGACGAGACGATCGACCTCATGAATGAGATTGCTAACCTCTAGCGGTTTTGTAAAGTAGCGATCGACACCTAGGCGATAGCCACGTTCGCGGTCTTCTAAAACAGACAAGATGATGATGGGGATGCGAGAGGTTTGAGGATCGCGTTTGAGGGTTTCGGCAACCTGAAAACCATCCACCCCTGGCATCACTATATCTAAGATGATCAAACTAGGGCAAAAACTACGCACTTTTGCGATCGCTTCTTCACCATTTTCGGCTTCTTGCACCTCATAGCCTTGCGATTCCAATTCCTGGCGCAGCAGGTTACGAATGTTGGCATCATCATCCACCACCAAGACGCTTTTGGCAGCAGGCAGCAGGCTAGAAGGCTGAGGTAGATAGGCTCTGAGCTGCTTGAGGAGGTCATCCCGGTTCATTAAGGGGCGATCGCTCTCCTCGGAATCAGAGACAGCCTCCTCTAAAACCGGCAGGGTGAAGTAGAACGTACTACCATGGCCTAGTTCACTTTCCACCCACAGCTCCCCGTTGTGGTGTTCAACAATTTGTTTACAAATAGGCAACCCGAGCCCCGTGCCCTGGGGCTTGTCGGTGAGGGTATCGCCCACCTGCCTAAATTTTTCAAACACCTTAGGCTGATCCTCGGGCGCAATGCCGATGCCGCTGTCGGTAATGCCCACCACCAAGCGATCGCCCTCCTGCCTAGCCTGACAGTGCACCACACCGGCGGGGGTAAATTTGACCGCATTGGACAAGAGGTTGATGATCACCTGAATGATGCGATCGCCATCCGCCTGCACCAGGGGTAGCTGCGGCCCGATGTCGCGCTGCAGGTCTAAGGACTTTTGCTCAAACAGAGAGGTGGTGGCAGCGATCGCCCGATCCATCAGTTCATCAATCCGCAGCGGCTGCATATTCCAATCTACTCGACCCGCTTCCATTTTGGCGATGTCAAGTAAGTCATTGATCAAGGCCGTGAGGCGCTCCCCTTCAGACACAATGATGTCGATGTTGTCCCCCACCTGGCGGGCTGTGCGTTCGACCTTGCGATCGCCCTCGGGCACTAACGGCAGCAAAACATCCTGGAGTTTCTTTTTAATAATCTTGGCAAATCCTAGCACCGAGGTGAGGGGCGTCCGCAGCTCATGGGACACGGTGGAGATGAAATCGGTCTTCATGCGATCGATTTCTTTCTCGGAGGTAATATCCTGCACTAGGATTACGGCACCAATATAGTCCGTAGCAACGCCAGGAGTATCTGTTATTTCAGATTTGCCATTCTCAGATTTGCCGTTCTCAGATTCACCATGATCAGACTCACTGCTAGCGGGTCTAAGAATCGCCGTTGCAGATGCCTTGCCCACCCGTCCTCCTCCCAGGTCAAGCTCTGTCGTCCATACATCTTGGGGCGATCGCATGGTGTTTCGAACTAGGTCTGCTACATCATCGCCTAGGAGGGTCTCACAGGACTTATGCTCAATATCTTCTTCCGCAGACAGGCTAAACATTTTTAGCAATGCTGGATTATAGCGGGTCACACGTCCATGAATATCGGTGACCAGCAACCCGTCGGCCATATTGTCAATAATTGAGGATAAGTAAATTAAGGTATCCTGTAGATCGTGCGTGGCATCTGCAACCCGCTGTTCTAGGGTATAGCTATACTCGGCCATCTGCTGGTTCGAGTCTCGCAATTGCCCCGTCATTTGATTAAAAGCGCGGGCCAGGAGCCCAATCTCATCGTCTGTTAACACTGGAGCTTTCAGGGACAAATCTCCATCTGCCAATTGAATGGCAGTATTGGCGATCGCCATGATCGGCTGGGTAATGCGTCGAGAGAGGAGATACACAGCGACGAGGAGCAATCCAGCAGAACTCAGTCCGATCAACAAAATTTGGCGGGCTAGTTGGCGAGCAGGGAGGAAGGCTTCATTTTGGCTAATTTCAGCCACAAGGGCCACGTTTTGCTTAGGCAGCCAGCGATAGACCCCCACAACTGGAGTCCCTTCATAGTTGACAAAGCTCCCTTGGGCACTGCGTTTAGCGATCGCTAGATCAATGCCTGGACTGCTGACGCCCTGGCTAGGAGAAGCATCGGCATCTTGATCCTCCGTCTCGCCCTCACTCTCAGCCTCAGCCTCGGTCTCAGCCTCGGTCGTTGTCCGCGAGATAAACACCGTCTCGGAGCCAGAGCGGCCAATCAAGTACGTCTCTGCCTCTTCCCCAAGCCCTGTATTCTCGCGAATGAGGTTGTCAATATCGGTCAGGTCTAGATCAACAGCGATCGCTCCCATTTGTACGTTCTCTTGGTCTAGCAGCGGGGTGGCAAAGGTGATAGCTGCTCGCCCTGCAGAGGTAAGGTAGAAGTTAGGCACCACAGACTGGGCTCCATCCTGGGTAAAGTAGGTGGTGGGCTCTCCCAGAGCTTTATAACGACCCTCCAGATTTTTATCGCGGGACGAAAACACTACAAAGCCGCCGTTGGTAGTGATAGACACATTACCCAGGCTCGACTTCACGCGGCTCAGTTGGTTAAAGTAATCCGTCAAGATCCCATAGGCTTCTTGATACTCAGGCTCGTCAGGATCATAGATCAGCAGCGCCGCCACCTGTTGCCGCACCTCCGGCAGTTGGCTGATCAGCAGCACATCTTCCCGCTGGCTATCCACCCATTCATTCAGTTGAAACTCCTTCAGGAAGGTCGCCACCATTAAGCGATCGGTCACGGATTCTTCTAGGGCATTTTTCGCCCGTTGGTAGGCAGCGATCGCCACCGTGCCCAACATCACCACCGACAACAACGAGAAATAGCTCACCAACTGAGCCAGCAGACTGCGTCTCCAGAAGTTCATGACCACTCTCCAAAAATCTGTTTCACACGAGCGATCGCCTGATCGGTAGCTTGTTCTGGCGAGACGCCATCGTTCAGGACTTGCAAAATGGCTTTAGCCCACACATTATCCTGCAGAACTTTACTGTAGGCCGGTGCATAGACCTGATAGGAAGGGCGAGTATCCTGCTGATGTTGCTGCAGGGCCAAGGATAGATGGGGATCATTCACCGCATTCCAAAAGGGATCTTGCCAGAGAGAGCGAATGACTGGGAAAATCCGACCTTTGGTGGCCAACTGTAGATATTTATCTATATTTGCAGGCTGAATAAAGTAGGCGGCAAAGCTTTCTGCGGCTTCAAGCTGGTCGGTGTCTTTCAAAATGGCCAGTTGTTTGATGCTGAGAATGGAGCGATGGGGACTGCCATCTGGCTTGTTGGGCCAAGGAATGGTGCGAATCTGGTTGAAATAGTAGTCCGTGGACTGTCGATTGTAGGGCGTATCTGGCTGCCGCTGACTAAAGGGCACCGATAGGGTACTGTTGACCGTCATCAGCGACTGTTGCTCAAGGAAACTGATATTGTTACCTGAATCCGTCCATTCCACAGCAGCAGGTGGAATATAGCCATCTTGGTAGAAGGCAGCGAATTGCTTAATCGTATTGATCAGCCCTTGGCGAATACCTGGTTCCTCAATCCGAAGGTTTCCTTGTTCATCTA
The Leptolyngbya sp. CCY15150 DNA segment above includes these coding regions:
- a CDS encoding response regulator, whose amino-acid sequence is MTQKILIVDDEPHIRALMEQTLEDLEDEGVELLTAGDGQQALDLIRRECPQLVFLDVMMPKMNGYEVCAAVKQDSNLRNIYIIMLTAKGQEIDKQKGENMGADIYMTKPFDPDEILQKSQQILGL
- a CDS encoding GAF domain-containing protein, which encodes MAEIRLRSILRKELLPLAQRILQISHLPLAVYDVQGNLLVGETFETEADRYAIAVGEETLGWVQGGAEAAPLASLLSDLALRAVEKKTLANEVLDRYREINLLYNIAAKLTHCREVSTVATVALEEAQRLIYGTSAVLMLLNPETQVLDLQLMVGDPAVTEPKTSLGEGIAGYVAKTGISEIVNDVAADVRYGEVVPGIRSLLCAPMKALDRVIGVISIHHSELFTYTAADLKLLTAIALQSAPAIENALFYQRQMEAARQREAKLQEQLQELRIEVDEAKRASQVAEITESDFFVRLRQKAKDLRQRR
- a CDS encoding ATP-binding protein, encoding MNFWRRSLLAQLVSYFSLLSVVMLGTVAIAAYQRAKNALEESVTDRLMVATFLKEFQLNEWVDSQREDVLLISQLPEVRQQVAALLIYDPDEPEYQEAYGILTDYFNQLSRVKSSLGNVSITTNGGFVVFSSRDKNLEGRYKALGEPTTYFTQDGAQSVVPNFYLTSAGRAAITFATPLLDQENVQMGAIAVDLDLTDIDNLIRENTGLGEEAETYLIGRSGSETVFISRTTTEAETEAEAESEGETEDQDADASPSQGVSSPGIDLAIAKRSAQGSFVNYEGTPVVGVYRWLPKQNVALVAEISQNEAFLPARQLARQILLIGLSSAGLLLVAVYLLSRRITQPIMAIANTAIQLADGDLSLKAPVLTDDEIGLLARAFNQMTGQLRDSNQQMAEYSYTLEQRVADATHDLQDTLIYLSSIIDNMADGLLVTDIHGRVTRYNPALLKMFSLSAEEDIEHKSCETLLGDDVADLVRNTMRSPQDVWTTELDLGGGRVGKASATAILRPASSESDHGESENGKSENGKSEITDTPGVATDYIGAVILVQDITSEKEIDRMKTDFISTVSHELRTPLTSVLGFAKIIKKKLQDVLLPLVPEGDRKVERTARQVGDNIDIIVSEGERLTALINDLLDIAKMEAGRVDWNMQPLRIDELMDRAIAATTSLFEQKSLDLQRDIGPQLPLVQADGDRIIQVIINLLSNAVKFTPAGVVHCQARQEGDRLVVGITDSGIGIAPEDQPKVFEKFRQVGDTLTDKPQGTGLGLPICKQIVEHHNGELWVESELGHGSTFYFTLPVLEEAVSDSEESDRPLMNRDDLLKQLRAYLPQPSSLLPAAKSVLVVDDDANIRNLLRQELESQGYEVQEAENGEEAIAKVRSFCPSLIILDIVMPGVDGFQVAETLKRDPQTSRIPIIILSVLEDRERGYRLGVDRYFTKPLEVSNLIHEVDRLVSYGASQKTVLVVDDDVSTTSALVSALRTGGYNVQVYNRQEFLNQVALAQPDMLIASITDAEQHDILKRFQWEKGAENLCFFLLADQPSEGVSHPSS